Genomic segment of Mucilaginibacter sabulilitoris:
GCGCCGGCAACATTAGGGTCGGTTTTGCTGTATTCGGCTATCGTGTCGAGCTCAATACCACTTACCTCGTACTGATCGCGCAGGGAGTTGTGAGAAGCATACATCAGTTTGCCAAATTCGGTAAGGTCATTATTAGCCAATGCCGCGGCAGCCAGTTTTACACGGTCGTTTTCTTCAATAACGTGTTTGGCGCGCTTTAACACCACCGCATCGGTAATCAGGTGCTCATGCTTTTTAAAGATATCGGCATCAATATCGCACAGGTAGTTGATTTTAAGTTCGGTTTGTAAAGCTGCCAACGCCTGCGCACATTCCTGCACACGTTCGTTATATTTTGATTCGGCCAGTTTACGGGGTTTGTTGGTATTGATGATAGCCAGCACATAATCGCCCAGGTTGCTATCAACTGCCTGGTAATCCAGTGTGTCGCAATTAAGCATCAGGGCTTTGTTCTTTTCGCCAAAGGCAACTGCAAACTGGTCCATAATGCCGCAGTTTACGCCAATAAAATTATTCTCAACAGATTTTGCAAGTTTTACCAGGTCAAGCTTGCTGTAACCGGCGTTAAAAATATCATTCAGCGCGTAAGCAGTAACAACTTCTATAGAAGCAGATGACGACAGACCAGAACCGATAGGTATATCACCATAAAAAAGCATGTCTAAGCCCTTCAGCTCGTGGCCATCCCTTGTAAAATGCTCAATTACACCAATAGGGAAGTTAAACCAGTTATCGCCTTCTTTTTCATAATGCTGCTGCACAGGAACATCCTGCTTTTCAGAAAAATTAAGGCTCCTGAAACGGAACACACCATCTTCATTTGGCGATGTTAGCAAATAGGTGCCAAAAGTAATGGCGCATGGCATAACCAATCCGCCGTTGTAATCAATATGTTCGCCAATGAGGTTTACGCGCCCGGGTGAAAAATAAGCGTTGTCGGCCTCTTTGTTATAAAGCTTGTTAAATTCCTGGTGTAAGGTATTCTTCATTATTACAGGTTTGTTATATGGGAAACAAATATTGTAAAAATTGTCATATTTACAGTTATAAAATTAATTTTTATTCAAAAAAATTTAATAATTCTATTTTTTTAGCTGTTTTTGCTGGTGTTTTCAATCAAATGGCTTTAAAAACCGTAATTTGAAACAGAACGGTTTTTTGCCTGTTGCTTTAATACAACATAATTATTTATAAAATGAAACAATACCTGGTTACCGGCTACGACTACACAGACCCAGATGCACTGCAACGCCGCATGAATGTTCGCCCGCATCATTTAGATAGCAGTAAAGCCTTAAAAGAAAGCGGGAATTATGTAACAGGGGGCGCTATCCTGAACGACGAAGGTAATATGATTGGCTCGGTAATGATCATGCAGTTTGAAACCGAAGAAGAACTGGAGGCGTGGAAACAAAATGAACCGTACATTACCCAAAAAATATGGGAATCGGTTGATGTGAAGCCGTTTAGAGTGGCGCCTGTTTAGTTACAGCAGTCCGGGCCTCGGTGAGCAGTGCGGCTATAAATTGAGTTTTATGGTTTGAATAAGCAATTAATGTATCTATTCTCTGTGCAATCGCTTCTTCCTTAATTTGGGCGTATTTTTTGGCTGCCTCCGGCTGGCTTAGAAGATAGTCTCTTAAAAGGATATTGTTACGCCAAAGCTCACTGTCACTCAACATAATGTGTACGTTGAAAGCCTGTGCTCTGCGCTTTCTGAAATATTCCCTGCCAGGTACCCCGGCTTCTCCAAGATATTCATAACCCAGAGCTATTAAACCGGATTTGATTTCAGGCAATGATTTCCATGAGGTTGGGCCAAGCATAATATCGACAACAGGTTTCGCACTTAACCCTATAACCGCAGTACTGCCAATGTGCTCCAGTTTGAATTTAACCGGCGAAAGCACATTATGAATTTCGAAAGCCTCCTCCTTAAATAATTCCGGCCACTGCGGATTATAATCGCTAACGGTGATTTTTTCATCAATGATACCCGGTGTAGTCATTTACCTATAGTTTTAAACAAGTTCAATCCATTTGTTCAGCTGCCAGTAACCCGAGGCATCTTTTGCATAAAAAGCCGTATAACTCTTACCCTGCATGGTAAAATCAAACGACAGCTCTTTTACCGAACTGTCGCTGGGTAAAAAGTTGGGTAAAATGCTATCGGCCACCAGTGCTATCGATTCATCGAGCAGGTTGCGGTTTTCCTGCGCTTTTTGTGCCATAAGGGCGGTATGGTTTGCATAATCGGCATAGGTGGAAAACTCATAGCCATTATCATTTAGCTTACGGGCGGAGTTAAAAGCATCTTCGGCAACCTGGTCCTTATAGGCCTCCATGGCATTTAACAAATCACCGGCAGATATTTCGGGCATACCGTCTCGTCCTGTGGTATAAAAGCTGTTCAGTATTTCTTCTTTACTTTTCATGTTTTGCTGTTGATGCAAGCAGTGCAAAAATAAAAGGATGCCATAACATCATGGCATCCTTTTATTTTATTTAACTGTCCTGGTGATTATTGCCCGCCGTTCAGCGCTTCCAGCTCTGTTAAATCATTTTCGGTTAATGAGATGTTCGCGGTTTTCATATTCTCTTCCAGGTGTTCAACGCTTGATGTGCCCGGTATCAATAAAATATTGGACGAATGGTGCAGCAGCCAGCTTAAAGCTATCTGTTGAATGGTAGCCTCATATTTATCGGCCACGCGTTGAAGTATCTGCTCACCCTGTACATTGCCGCCACCCAGCGGGTACCACGGAATAAACGCAATATTATGCTCCCGTGTGTAAGTCAGTTCTTCTTCCCACTTCCGATTGTCAACACTGTACATATTTTGTACCGATACCACCTCAAAAAACTCCTGCGCCTTTTTTATATCGGCTACACTAACCTCAGATAAACCTATGTGTTTGATCTTACCTTCCTGTTGCGCTTTTTGTAAAAATTCAAATGATTTTTCAGCAGGTACATTAGGGTCGATGCGGTGCAGCTGATACAGGTCGATATGATCCTGTTTCAGGCGTTTTAGGCTGCCTTCAAGCGCTTGCTGTAAATGAGCGGGTGAGGCATCAATAGTCCATACGTTGGGGCCGCTACGAAGAAAGCCGCCCTTTGTGGCAATGAGCAGGTTGGCAGGGTAGGGTGCAAGTGCTTCCGCAATTAACTCTTCAGACACATTAGGGCCATAACTATCGGCTGTATCAATAAAGTTAACGCCCAGTTCAACCGCTCGTTTTAATACGCGTATACATTCGTCCTTATCTTTTGGCGGTCCCCAGATACCCTGACCTGTGATACGCATGGCGCCATAACCTAAACGATTTATGGTATACTCGCCACCGAGGGTGAAAGTTTTTTCAAATGTGTTTGCCATGATGATAGTTGTTATTAAAATTGTAACTCAAATATGGCCGCATTGTTTACACTTGTATAAGCAAATTGTAATATTGATAAGCTAATGCCAATCATATTTATCTCCAGGCACCGATAATAGTACCCATCAGCGTTAAGGAAACAAGGCTGTAGCCTCCGTTTATAAATATCAGCCGCCAGCTTTTAATCTCAAATAAACCTTGTATGGCTATAGCGCCAAATGTCCAGATACCGGCCAGGAAACCCGCCATGGCTCCCCATGTAATGTCGGTTTTAGAATCGGCCAGGAAAAAACCCAGGTTAATGGCCATAATAACAGAAAATATAAACGAAAAACCAAATGTGCGGGCCTTGCTCGATGCCTTTAATTCGTCGGCATTAAGTTTATTATCAGCCATCCACGCTTTTGCAAAAAGGGCAGGGGAATACCAGATACCGCCAACTAAAAATGCGGATAGACCAGCCACAATAACGGCCAGCCAATTGATTTGTGAAGGATCCATGATGATAAGTTTATGTGTATAATAAAAATAAGAAAATAAATCCTTATTTAATTACAACACTACTTCACCTGGAAATGTATCACCTGCCGGCCTAAATTACCTTCGCCATCCAGGCCTTCAATAATGGCCCGGTATGAGCCGCGAGCATCACTGTTAAAGAAGTTGAAGGATGCCGTGCCCGTTTTATCGGTTACGATTTTAGGGTTCCAGTAAATGGTATTACGCAAATCGGCGCCAAGCGCACCGCTTTTGTTTACATCATACTTTGGCATATAAAACTCTTTGGCTTTATTATAGCCCTGTATGCCAAAGGTAACCACGTTTTGTTTAGGTATAAGCGCCTGCAATTGGGCAAGTGTTATTTTTTCCTTTTTTACTACCCTTTTATTGATGACTAAAACACCATTTGTTTGGTTCATACGGTTAATGCCGCTCACACCATCGGTTAAAAATATCTCAACAGATGCTACTTCCGGCCCTGTAATGGTTGATAAAAAGTTAACATCCACCGGCATGCTGCCAACGTAAATCTGTACCGGCACTTTTTTACCGGCATTATAATCGCGGGTAATGTAAAAGTTATTGTCAACGTAAGTTAAGCCAAACGCCATGGTGCTTAAACAATTTACCAATAGCGGACAATCCTTTAACTGGTCGCCGGATATTTCATGATCTGCCTGTGCCGGCAGCCCCGAGAATGTACCGAAATCATTATGGCTTGGTTTTTTCTCAAATTTGGTTGACTTAATTACTACCTCTTTCAGCACGCGGGAGTTTTGATATTGTTTGCGGGCGTTATCAAGATAGGGGCGCATAGCGCTGTCTACGTTTACAATTTCATCGGGGGTATTAGGATTTTTAGTTAATTTCTGATACAGTTCACCGTTAACATTTATGACCAGGTTTTTGCTGTTTACGTTATTACGGGCACTCAGGGTAATTTTTGAGGTGTCCATCACCGTTACATTAGAGAACTTGAAGTTACCGGAAAGGTCGGTTATGGTTTCGGCCGAATAGTTACGGTCTGGTATCAGCAAACGTATGTTGGCTTTGCCCACGGGCAGGCCGGTAGTTGTTCTTAATATACCGGATACTTCAATACCTTGTTCCGGCATTATGTAAACAGGCGGGTTTTTATCGGCGAGTATATCCTCGTAAGAGAAACGGCGATACCCTTGGGTAAGCATCAATATATCCAGGTTATCGAGCTTTTCCTGGTCGGGCTTGTTAAAATAATAGTTGGGTTTTTCTATATATCCCTTCAAATCAGATGTTAGCAGCAGGTAACTCAATATGGTTGTTTCCGAGTCTTCATTGGTAGGTACACTTGTATCATCCAGTACGGCTACGGAAAAACTCCCTACAACCGGGGCAGCATTGTTTTTTGCTGAAACAGACATTCTTACGTTTTGCCGGGTAGTGTATGATGGCTTATCGGTTTTTAAACCCAGGTTTAACTGATCATTATGCTGTATAAATACCACACGCTCACATAAGGCATAGCCGCCCGATGAGAACAGCGTGAGCTGTACAATGCCGGTTGGGAATTTACTTTTGGGTATATTGGCAGTATAACTAAGGTTCTGCATTACGGTTTGCGCCGCGTAGTAAACCACACCGCCGCTTTGCGCTACCAGGTAGAAGCTTTTATTTTGCTTGCGCTGTAAAAACAGTTCATTGGCCGATATTTTAACCGTGAGGTTATCGGCATCGGGACTAAATGCTGATAAGTTTATACCCATGGCCTGTACGCGCGGCAGTTTATAAGTAGCCGTTGAGCCGTCGGGAAAAGTTACGTTGGCGGTATAGGCTTTACCGGTTTCGGGGGTTAAGGCAAATATACCCATCCCTAAGTGCGAGGTTGTAATGTTGGCCATAGCGGTACCCTGATCGTCGGTAATGGTGCCTTTAATATCAACCCCTAAACCTTTGGAGTTGATGGCCTTAAACGCAATTTTTGAGCGGATGCCGTTGGTTAACTGCCCGCTTTCGGGGAAAAACTGAACGTCATAGGCTGTTACCGCACCCTTTAACGAAAAGGAATTGGTAACCGTTTTCCGTTCGCCCATATCAATGGCTGTTACCAATGATCCGGTGGTTATGGTGGATGCCTCGTTTTCCGGAATATCAACCAGTAAGTGGCCTTTTTCGTCGGTACGGCCTGCACCTTTACTTACCGGGTCGCCGTTACGCATTAACTGCCAGCTTACCCTTCGGTTGGCATAAGGGGTATTCGACGGATCTTTATACAATATATCGGCATCAACCTTTACGGCTCCGGTTTTTTTAGATGAGCTTTTGTAAGTTATAAAAGTATTTACCTGGTTATCAATGGCATTTCCTATATTAATGGTATGATCGTAAAAGTAATCGGCATCAAAATTTCGCATCCAGTTGGTATATGCCCTGATGCGGTAAGGGCCCTGCTTATATGTATCTCCGGTCAGGATAATGTTGCCATTGGCAGCGCCGTTTTTTACAGGTAACCGCAGGTTTTCCATTACAGAATCCTGGCCGTTTATTACATCGACATAAACCACCCCGCTTAATCCCGACGGCTGGTGTTTTTCAACCGTTACATAGGCTTTAAACCAAATAGTATCGCCAACGGCATAATAAGGCTTATCCATGTGCAGGTAAACCTTTTCAATAGGATAACTGCTTTGAAATTTGGCAGTTTTTTGAATAAGTGTAGTTAAGGGGATGCTATCCTGCTGTGCCAAAGCGGCTAAACTGAAAGAAAGCAACAGGGAAATTACGAGTAAAAATTTTCTTGATATCATTAATATAATATAAAGCAGCTAAAGGGGCTAATATAAACATTTAGGGTTGTTGCATACCGAAGCCGCAAATGTTTTAACACTTTTTTACAAACCATATAAATTTGAAGAAGCTTAAAACAGCGACGGTTATGTACCACCAGGCAAACAAAAATATTGCTTTTTGCTTATCAAACGGAAAGTTATAATCAATATGTTGTAAGGGAAACATAATAACATGATTGTTACTTTTTGGAAAACGTTGGTCGTATATATTTTGCTTCTAAAAGCGCATTTCATGAGTTGGATAAAATATACGCCACCTGCCGCTTTTACGTTCAATAAACATTAACTTTAATTATGCAATTAACGCCATCACCGTATCTTTTCCATATAGTAAAGCACTATTTGATATTGGAGAATAAACATGATGCCCCATCTAAATACCGGCTATTCTCCGATGGCAATCCCGGGATAGTTTTTTATTTTAATACACCGTTAATGCAGTACACTGATCAGCATCTGTACGCACATCCATCCAGTTTTGTATACGGGCAGTTAACTCAGTATAAAGACCTTGTTTCTGTTGGGAAATTAGGGATGCTAGTAGTGGTGCTACAGCCCTACGCTATTTACGCGTTATCGCGCGTTGCAGCCTATGAATTAAATGATGACATCGCTAATTTAAGCGATGTTTTTGGTGCTGTAGCTACTGATCTGGAAGATCAGGTTTTAGGCGCTGCAAGTACCCAGGATAGGATAAATCATATCGAAAGCTTTCTGCTCAAAAAACTTAGTATAGTATCTTATACTGAAGGTATATTTAGCAATGCCTTAAAGCTGATCAATGATTATAAAGGGAATATCTCCGTTGCCGGTTTGTTGAATATTTTGCCGGTAACAGAGCGTCAGCTGGAACGAAAGTTCAAACAATTTATTGGTGTAGGACCAAAACGCTTTGCCGATACGGTTAAATTACAGCATTTTTTGAAGCTACTGCAAAAACAATCTCCCTGCAATAATATTGCTGATACCGTTTACGAGGGTGGTTACTATGACCAGGCCCATCTGAATAACTATTTTCGAAAAAATACGGGCATTACCCCATCGCAATATAAAGCCAACAGCAATCCGCTCGCCATTAATTTTATATCGGTCCCGGCGGTTTTATAATTGTCGGTTTTTTACAAGGACAACACTTTTTAGGCAGCTATGTTTGTTAAACATTAAAATTTGATACATGAAAAACCTGAAAATAGCAACCGCTCAATTTGAAAACAAAAGCGGCGACAAAGCCTATAACCTGTCGGTAATTAAAGACCTATCTGCAAAAGCGGCACAGCAGGGGGCAGATGTGATAGCCTTTCATGAATGCTCAATTACCGGTTATACTTTTGCCCGGCATTTAGATAAACAACAAATGCTTGATGTAGCGGAGCTTATTCCTGATGGGCCAAGCATACGGGAGCTTACCACTTATGCCCGTGAATTTGACATTGCTATATTAGCCGGATTGTTTGAGAAAGATGCTGATGATAATCTTTTCAAGGCCTATGTATGCGTTGATAAAAGCGGACTGGTTGCCAAACACCGCAAGCTTCATCCTTTTATAAACCCGCACCTAACGCCGGGCAATAGCTATACCATATTTGACCTGAAGGGCTGGAAATGCGGTGTCCTGATATGTTATGATAATAACGTTATTGAAAATGTACGGGCAACTAAATTGCTGGGCGCCGATATTATTTTTATGCCGCACGTAACAATGTGTACGCCATCAACCCGGCCGGGTGCCGGTTTTGTTGATGCACGGCTATGGCTGAATAAAGAGGCCAACAGAGAGTTGCTGCGTTCGGAATTTGATGGGCTTAAAGGCCGTAGCTGGCTCATGAAATGGCTGCCTGCCCGTGCCTATGACAATGCCATATATGCAGTGTTTTCAAACCCGATTGGCATGGACGATGATCAGCTGAAAAATGGCTGCTCCATGATTGTTGATCCGTATGGTGATGTGATAGCTGAATGCAGGTCACTGGACAATGAGATAGTTATTGCCGAAGTAAGTGAGGATAAATTATCACTGGCCGGCGGGTACCGTTATATTAAGGCCCGTAAACCTGAACTGTATGCCGATATTATTGGCAAGCCGCACGAAAGTGAGCAAAAGGTGGTATGGTTAAATAAATAACCCGCGCTTAGTCAGCCTTGTGTAAAAACGCGTGTATAGTAATATCTTTGAGTGCGTTTTTG
This window contains:
- a CDS encoding YciI family protein produces the protein MKQYLVTGYDYTDPDALQRRMNVRPHHLDSSKALKESGNYVTGGAILNDEGNMIGSVMIMQFETEEELEAWKQNEPYITQKIWESVDVKPFRVAPV
- a CDS encoding aldo/keto reductase, with protein sequence MANTFEKTFTLGGEYTINRLGYGAMRITGQGIWGPPKDKDECIRVLKRAVELGVNFIDTADSYGPNVSEELIAEALAPYPANLLIATKGGFLRSGPNVWTIDASPAHLQQALEGSLKRLKQDHIDLYQLHRIDPNVPAEKSFEFLQKAQQEGKIKHIGLSEVSVADIKKAQEFFEVVSVQNMYSVDNRKWEEELTYTREHNIAFIPWYPLGGGNVQGEQILQRVADKYEATIQQIALSWLLHHSSNILLIPGTSSVEHLEENMKTANISLTENDLTELEALNGGQ
- a CDS encoding GrpB family protein; this translates as MTTPGIIDEKITVSDYNPQWPELFKEEAFEIHNVLSPVKFKLEHIGSTAVIGLSAKPVVDIMLGPTSWKSLPEIKSGLIALGYEYLGEAGVPGREYFRKRRAQAFNVHIMLSDSELWRNNILLRDYLLSQPEAAKKYAQIKEEAIAQRIDTLIAYSNHKTQFIAALLTEARTAVTKQAPL
- a CDS encoding AraC family transcriptional regulator yields the protein MQLTPSPYLFHIVKHYLILENKHDAPSKYRLFSDGNPGIVFYFNTPLMQYTDQHLYAHPSSFVYGQLTQYKDLVSVGKLGMLVVVLQPYAIYALSRVAAYELNDDIANLSDVFGAVATDLEDQVLGAASTQDRINHIESFLLKKLSIVSYTEGIFSNALKLINDYKGNISVAGLLNILPVTERQLERKFKQFIGVGPKRFADTVKLQHFLKLLQKQSPCNNIADTVYEGGYYDQAHLNNYFRKNTGITPSQYKANSNPLAINFISVPAVL
- a CDS encoding carboxypeptidase-like regulatory domain-containing protein, which translates into the protein MISRKFLLVISLLLSFSLAALAQQDSIPLTTLIQKTAKFQSSYPIEKVYLHMDKPYYAVGDTIWFKAYVTVEKHQPSGLSGVVYVDVINGQDSVMENLRLPVKNGAANGNIILTGDTYKQGPYRIRAYTNWMRNFDADYFYDHTINIGNAIDNQVNTFITYKSSSKKTGAVKVDADILYKDPSNTPYANRRVSWQLMRNGDPVSKGAGRTDEKGHLLVDIPENEASTITTGSLVTAIDMGERKTVTNSFSLKGAVTAYDVQFFPESGQLTNGIRSKIAFKAINSKGLGVDIKGTITDDQGTAMANITTSHLGMGIFALTPETGKAYTANVTFPDGSTATYKLPRVQAMGINLSAFSPDADNLTVKISANELFLQRKQNKSFYLVAQSGGVVYYAAQTVMQNLSYTANIPKSKFPTGIVQLTLFSSGGYALCERVVFIQHNDQLNLGLKTDKPSYTTRQNVRMSVSAKNNAAPVVGSFSVAVLDDTSVPTNEDSETTILSYLLLTSDLKGYIEKPNYYFNKPDQEKLDNLDILMLTQGYRRFSYEDILADKNPPVYIMPEQGIEVSGILRTTTGLPVGKANIRLLIPDRNYSAETITDLSGNFKFSNVTVMDTSKITLSARNNVNSKNLVINVNGELYQKLTKNPNTPDEIVNVDSAMRPYLDNARKQYQNSRVLKEVVIKSTKFEKKPSHNDFGTFSGLPAQADHEISGDQLKDCPLLVNCLSTMAFGLTYVDNNFYITRDYNAGKKVPVQIYVGSMPVDVNFLSTITGPEVASVEIFLTDGVSGINRMNQTNGVLVINKRVVKKEKITLAQLQALIPKQNVVTFGIQGYNKAKEFYMPKYDVNKSGALGADLRNTIYWNPKIVTDKTGTASFNFFNSDARGSYRAIIEGLDGEGNLGRQVIHFQVK
- a CDS encoding nitrilase family protein; this encodes MKNLKIATAQFENKSGDKAYNLSVIKDLSAKAAQQGADVIAFHECSITGYTFARHLDKQQMLDVAELIPDGPSIRELTTYAREFDIAILAGLFEKDADDNLFKAYVCVDKSGLVAKHRKLHPFINPHLTPGNSYTIFDLKGWKCGVLICYDNNVIENVRATKLLGADIIFMPHVTMCTPSTRPGAGFVDARLWLNKEANRELLRSEFDGLKGRSWLMKWLPARAYDNAIYAVFSNPIGMDDDQLKNGCSMIVDPYGDVIAECRSLDNEIVIAEVSEDKLSLAGGYRYIKARKPELYADIIGKPHESEQKVVWLNK
- a CDS encoding galactokinase, whose translation is MKNTLHQEFNKLYNKEADNAYFSPGRVNLIGEHIDYNGGLVMPCAITFGTYLLTSPNEDGVFRFRSLNFSEKQDVPVQQHYEKEGDNWFNFPIGVIEHFTRDGHELKGLDMLFYGDIPIGSGLSSSASIEVVTAYALNDIFNAGYSKLDLVKLAKSVENNFIGVNCGIMDQFAVAFGEKNKALMLNCDTLDYQAVDSNLGDYVLAIINTNKPRKLAESKYNERVQECAQALAALQTELKINYLCDIDADIFKKHEHLITDAVVLKRAKHVIEENDRVKLAAAALANNDLTEFGKLMYASHNSLRDQYEVSGIELDTIAEYSKTDPNVAGARMTGAGFGGCAIALVKRDSFDAYSQAVSDYYTQKIGYEPSVYSSLIGNGVGLLSVAVN
- a CDS encoding DUF1761 domain-containing protein; translated protein: MDPSQINWLAVIVAGLSAFLVGGIWYSPALFAKAWMADNKLNADELKASSKARTFGFSFIFSVIMAINLGFFLADSKTDITWGAMAGFLAGIWTFGAIAIQGLFEIKSWRLIFINGGYSLVSLTLMGTIIGAWR